The following coding sequences are from one Bradyrhizobium sp. WSM471 window:
- a CDS encoding dienelactone hydrolase family protein translates to MGTAITFKRPDGKDASGYLANAARGNAPGVVVIQEWWGLSDQIKGLCDRFALAGFDALAPDLYKGKVVPYHDTDAAGKEMNSLDFMDATTQTVRGATQYLSRNGAKVGLTGFCLGGAVTIIGSVHVPELAAGVVFYGIPPEQAAKPADVKIPLQAHFANKDDWCTPELVNGFEKAMKAAGKSLELFRYDAEHAFVNEQRQAVHDREAAELAWGRATEFFRKHLG, encoded by the coding sequence ATGGGAACCGCCATCACCTTCAAGCGCCCGGACGGCAAGGACGCATCGGGCTATCTCGCCAATGCCGCGCGCGGCAACGCGCCGGGCGTGGTGGTCATCCAGGAATGGTGGGGTCTGTCGGACCAGATCAAGGGCCTGTGCGACCGCTTCGCGCTGGCCGGGTTCGATGCGCTGGCGCCCGATCTCTACAAGGGCAAGGTGGTGCCGTATCACGACACCGACGCCGCCGGCAAAGAGATGAACTCGCTCGACTTCATGGACGCCACCACGCAGACGGTGCGCGGCGCCACGCAATATCTGTCGCGCAACGGCGCCAAGGTGGGGCTAACAGGCTTCTGCCTCGGCGGCGCCGTCACCATCATCGGCTCGGTGCATGTGCCGGAGCTCGCCGCCGGCGTGGTGTTCTACGGCATCCCGCCCGAGCAGGCGGCCAAGCCCGCCGACGTCAAGATCCCGCTCCAGGCCCATTTCGCCAACAAGGACGATTGGTGCACGCCGGAACTGGTCAACGGCTTCGAAAAGGCCATGAAGGCCGCCGGCAAGTCGCTGGAGCTGTTCCGCTATGACGCCGAGCACGCTTTCGTCAACGAGCAACGCCAGGCCGTCCACGATCGCGAAGCCGCCGAGCTCGCCTGGGGCAGGGCGACGGAATTTTTCCGGAAGCATCTGGGGTAG
- a CDS encoding GIY-YIG nuclease family protein — protein MTIDRKAAIAAYKERKTVAGIYVVRCAASGEARIGQAPNLETIQNRIWFSLRQGSHTCRSLQAAWNRHGEAGLTFGECERLEDEETAYVRNALLKERTLHWLSELKAEPI, from the coding sequence GTGACCATCGACCGGAAAGCAGCGATCGCCGCCTACAAGGAGCGGAAGACCGTTGCAGGCATCTACGTCGTCCGCTGCGCGGCCTCGGGCGAGGCCCGGATCGGCCAAGCCCCAAACCTCGAGACAATCCAGAACCGCATCTGGTTCTCGCTGCGCCAGGGTAGCCACACCTGCCGTAGCCTCCAGGCTGCCTGGAACAGGCATGGCGAGGCAGGCCTGACGTTTGGCGAATGTGAGCGTCTGGAGGATGAGGAGACCGCCTATGTCAGGAATGCGCTGCTCAAAGAGCGCACGCTGCATTGGCTGTCGGAGCTGAAGGCCGAGCCGATCTGA
- a CDS encoding anthranilate synthase component I, which yields MNRTVFALPARSDYVTRARLAVTRVAEQFSGGANRLDDLVNLLDRRRGVVLSSGTTVPGRYESFDLGFSDPPLKLETTGVNFKLEALNARGEVLISFLADVLREPCVVISEKTPTRLAGHIIRGDAPIDEDQRTRRASVMSLVRDLVAAFSANDDGVLGLFGAFAYDLVFQIEDLVQKRARESDQRDIVLYVPDRLLAYDRATGRGVVLTYDFAWKGKSTAGLPHETAESPYLKTPRQGFADHAPGEYQATVETARAAFARGDLFEAVPGQLFAEPCDRSPAEVFQRLCVINPSPYGALMNLGEGEFLVSASPEMFVRSDGRRVETCPISGTIARGTDAIGDAEQIRQLLNSEKDEFELNMCTDVDRNDKARVCVPGTIKVLARRQIETYSKLFHTVDHVEGMLRPGFDALDAFLTHAWAVTVTGAPKLWAMQFVEDHERSPRRWYAGAIGAVNFDGSINTGLTIRTIRMKEGLAEVRVGATCLFDSDPAAEDRECQVKAAALFQALRGDPPKPLSAFAPDATGSGKRVLLIDHDDSFVHMLADYFRQVGADVTVVRHVHALDMLKQKRWDLLVLSPGPGRPEDFGIKKTIDAALENKLPVFGVCLGVQAIGEYFGGELGQLTHPAHGRPSRVQVRGGRLMRNLPNEIIIGRYHSLYVERDSMPEVLSVTASTEDGVAMALEHKTLPVAGVQFHPESLMSLSGEVGLRIVENAFRLDARAD from the coding sequence ATGAACAGGACCGTCTTTGCCCTTCCGGCTCGAAGCGACTATGTGACCCGCGCGAGGCTTGCGGTCACGCGCGTGGCGGAGCAGTTTTCCGGCGGCGCCAACCGGCTCGACGATCTCGTCAACCTGCTCGACCGTCGCCGCGGCGTGGTGCTGTCGTCGGGTACGACCGTGCCCGGCCGTTACGAGAGTTTTGACCTCGGCTTCTCCGATCCGCCGCTCAAGCTCGAGACCACCGGCGTCAATTTCAAGCTGGAAGCGCTGAACGCGCGCGGGGAGGTCCTGATTTCCTTCCTGGCCGACGTCTTGCGCGAACCCTGCGTCGTGATCTCCGAGAAGACGCCCACGCGCCTTGCCGGTCATATCATCCGCGGCGACGCCCCGATCGACGAAGACCAGCGCACGCGGCGCGCCAGCGTGATGTCGCTGGTGCGCGATCTCGTCGCCGCTTTCTCCGCTAATGACGACGGGGTGCTGGGTCTGTTCGGCGCCTTCGCCTACGACCTCGTGTTCCAGATCGAGGATCTCGTACAGAAGCGCGCGCGCGAGAGCGACCAGCGCGACATCGTGCTCTACGTCCCCGACCGCCTGCTCGCCTATGACCGCGCCACGGGCCGCGGCGTCGTGCTCACTTACGATTTCGCCTGGAAGGGCAAGTCCACCGCGGGCCTGCCGCACGAGACTGCCGAGAGCCCGTATCTCAAGACACCGCGCCAGGGTTTTGCCGATCACGCGCCCGGCGAATATCAGGCTACGGTCGAGACCGCGCGCGCCGCCTTTGCGCGTGGCGATCTGTTCGAGGCGGTGCCGGGGCAGCTCTTCGCCGAGCCCTGCGACCGCTCGCCGGCGGAAGTGTTCCAGCGGCTCTGCGTCATCAACCCGTCGCCGTACGGCGCGCTGATGAATCTCGGCGAGGGCGAATTTCTCGTCTCGGCCTCACCGGAAATGTTCGTGCGCTCGGACGGACGCCGGGTCGAGACCTGCCCGATCTCGGGCACCATCGCGCGCGGTACCGATGCGATCGGCGATGCCGAGCAGATCCGCCAGCTCCTGAACTCAGAGAAGGACGAGTTCGAGCTCAACATGTGCACCGACGTGGACCGCAACGACAAGGCGCGCGTCTGCGTTCCCGGCACGATCAAGGTGCTGGCGCGCCGGCAGATCGAGACCTATTCAAAGCTCTTCCACACCGTCGACCATGTCGAAGGCATGCTGCGTCCCGGCTTCGATGCGCTCGATGCCTTCCTCACCCATGCCTGGGCCGTCACCGTCACCGGCGCACCAAAACTCTGGGCGATGCAGTTCGTCGAGGATCACGAGCGCTCGCCGCGTCGCTGGTATGCCGGCGCGATCGGGGCGGTGAATTTCGACGGCAGCATCAACACCGGCCTCACCATCCGCACCATCCGGATGAAGGAAGGCCTCGCGGAAGTGCGTGTCGGCGCCACCTGTTTGTTCGACTCCGATCCCGCCGCCGAGGACCGCGAATGCCAGGTCAAGGCCGCGGCCCTGTTCCAGGCGTTGCGCGGTGATCCGCCGAAGCCGCTGTCGGCCTTCGCGCCCGATGCCACCGGAAGCGGCAAGCGGGTGCTGCTGATCGACCATGACGACAGCTTTGTGCATATGCTGGCCGATTACTTCCGCCAGGTCGGTGCCGACGTCACCGTGGTCCGACATGTGCATGCGCTCGACATGCTCAAGCAGAAGCGATGGGATTTGCTGGTGCTGTCGCCCGGCCCCGGCAGGCCTGAGGATTTCGGGATCAAGAAGACCATCGACGCGGCGCTAGAGAACAAGCTGCCGGTGTTCGGCGTCTGTCTCGGCGTCCAGGCGATCGGCGAATATTTCGGCGGCGAGCTCGGGCAGCTCACGCATCCCGCCCACGGCCGGCCCTCGCGGGTGCAGGTGCGCGGCGGGCGGCTGATGCGCAATCTGCCGAACGAGATCATCATCGGCCGCTATCACTCGCTCTACGTCGAGCGCGACAGCATGCCGGAGGTGCTATCCGTCACCGCCAGCACCGAGGACGGCGTCGCCATGGCGCTGGAGCACAAGACCCTGCCGGTCGCCGGCGTGCAATTCCATCCGGAATCGCTGATGTCGCTCAGCGGCGAGGTGGGCTTACGAATTGTCGAGAACGCGTTCCGCCTGGATGCGCGCGCTGATTGA
- a CDS encoding adenine phosphoribosyltransferase, whose translation MTFDHDLKASVRTIPDYPKPGILFRDITTLLADARAFRRAVDELVNPWAGNKIDKVAGMEARGFIIGGAVAHQVSAGFVPIRKKGKLPHTTVRIAYSLEYGIDEMEMHVDAIQPGERVILVDDLIATGGTAEGAVKLLRQIGANVVAACFIIDLPDLGGAAKLRAMDVPVRTLMTFEGH comes from the coding sequence ATGACTTTTGACCACGATCTGAAGGCGAGCGTCCGCACCATCCCGGACTACCCGAAACCCGGGATCTTGTTCCGCGACATCACCACGCTGCTCGCAGATGCGCGTGCGTTCCGCCGCGCGGTCGACGAACTCGTCAATCCCTGGGCCGGCAACAAGATCGACAAGGTCGCCGGCATGGAAGCGCGCGGCTTCATCATCGGCGGCGCGGTGGCGCACCAGGTTTCGGCCGGTTTCGTGCCGATCCGGAAAAAAGGCAAGCTGCCACACACCACCGTGCGCATCGCTTACTCTCTCGAATACGGCATCGACGAGATGGAGATGCATGTCGACGCCATCCAGCCCGGCGAGCGCGTGATCCTGGTCGACGACCTCATCGCCACCGGCGGCACCGCGGAAGGCGCGGTGAAATTGCTGCGCCAGATCGGAGCCAATGTGGTCGCCGCCTGCTTCATCATCGACCTGCCGGACCTCGGCGGCGCCGCCAAGCTGCGCGCGATGGACGTGCCGGTGCGCACGCTGATGACGTTCGAGGGGCACTGA
- a CDS encoding DUF4375 domain-containing protein → MIVDGRLTKVVVSREALEAARDPQKAHYLTGAVVDYVSRIQHFGVYTRGELPAVAIQAYHADFYLAQVCNGGHSQFIGNTGLAMLPTTSGDALAGLEAMGASAQHQILQEMIAWVEAHPDEAALQTGFENRAAALSALDKRFYAVEREQPMIPLAARWIASWPELHAVAQEQYASEIERLAQLNPHLSHRRIWQSVRHISFQMTDDLQITVAAACGAVRPDPELKVMVLPGFDTDVEGQQCTAFGVRTNKGSRLCVFDEAGGRLYELATPPTIVGARLSTVGTDTIQNFLRIAEQNLAAEAIDLLLRKLSLDPAAVITALSVSDDRASWCAVTGETSVLVETFGDRAQVIGSDGELVLTVMRDAIERHAGDAAVGRASLQDRR, encoded by the coding sequence ATGATTGTGGACGGCCGCTTGACCAAGGTTGTGGTGTCCCGCGAAGCGCTGGAGGCGGCTCGGGACCCCCAGAAGGCCCATTATCTCACTGGCGCTGTGGTCGACTATGTCAGCCGAATTCAGCATTTCGGCGTCTACACGAGAGGTGAACTCCCGGCCGTGGCCATACAGGCCTATCATGCCGACTTCTATCTCGCTCAGGTCTGCAACGGCGGTCACAGCCAGTTCATCGGCAACACAGGGCTCGCGATGCTCCCAACGACGTCCGGCGACGCACTCGCTGGATTGGAGGCGATGGGAGCGAGCGCGCAACACCAGATCTTGCAGGAGATGATCGCCTGGGTAGAGGCACATCCCGACGAGGCTGCGCTGCAGACCGGATTCGAAAACCGCGCCGCGGCGCTCAGCGCGCTTGATAAGCGCTTCTATGCGGTAGAACGAGAGCAACCAATGATACCGCTCGCGGCCCGATGGATCGCGAGCTGGCCCGAATTGCACGCCGTCGCGCAGGAGCAGTATGCTTCCGAAATCGAGCGGCTTGCGCAGCTTAACCCACATCTGTCCCACCGCCGGATCTGGCAAAGCGTTCGCCACATCAGCTTCCAGATGACTGACGATTTGCAGATCACGGTCGCGGCGGCCTGCGGGGCGGTGAGGCCTGACCCGGAGCTCAAGGTCATGGTGCTTCCAGGATTCGACACGGATGTGGAGGGGCAGCAATGCACGGCGTTCGGCGTAAGGACCAACAAGGGCTCGCGGCTATGCGTCTTTGACGAGGCGGGTGGACGACTTTATGAACTTGCGACGCCCCCTACGATAGTGGGCGCGCGGCTGTCGACTGTGGGGACTGACACGATCCAGAATTTCTTGAGAATTGCCGAGCAAAACCTTGCGGCCGAAGCGATCGACCTGCTGTTGCGGAAGTTAAGTCTGGATCCCGCCGCGGTGATCACGGCCTTGAGTGTGAGCGACGATCGAGCGAGTTGGTGTGCGGTCACAGGAGAGACCAGCGTTTTGGTCGAAACCTTTGGCGACCGCGCCCAGGTCATCGGATCTGACGGCGAGCTCGTGCTCACGGTCATGCGAGACGCAATCGAGCGTCATGCCGGCGACGCGGCCGTGGGGCGCGCCAGCCTGCAAGACCGGCGATAA